The segment CGTTCATTCACCCGCCGAAGCCGTAGCAGACCCTCATGGTGAGGAGGCGCTTTAGCGCCGTCTCGAACCATGAAAGGCCCGGCTCTCGCAGCTCGGCCTTCATCCTTCGAGACTCGCGCCAAGTGGCGCGCTCCTCAGGATGAGGGAAGAGATCACCGCGTCCTGCGGAACGTCAAATTGATCCGCTTCCGCCCAAGCTGCGCGTGCTCGCCCTCGGCGAGCGGCGCGACGCCGTGATAGGCGAGCCTGTTAGCCCCGCCCCAGACCACGACGTCGCCATGGACCAGCCGGAAGCGGCGCGGCTTGTCGCTCCGCGCCATGCCGCCGAACAGGAAGGTCGCGGGCAGGCCGAGCGAGACCGAGACAATCGGCGCCGAATAATCCAGCTCGTCCTTGTCCTGATGCAGCGATAGCCGCGTACCGGGCTCGTAGCGGTTGACCAGGCATGCATCGGGCGCGAAGTTTTGGAAGCCGCCCTGCTCCGCCGCACGGCGGGCGAGATTGCAGAGCACCGGCGGCATCGCCGGCCATGGTGCTCCGGTTCGCGGATCGATAGGATCATAGCGATAGCCGGTGTGATCGGTGATCCAGCCGCGCTCGCCGCAATTGGTCATCGCCACCGACATCAGATGGCCGCCGGGCGTGGTCATGCGGCGGAACGGCGATTGCGCCACGATCGCGCGCACGGCTTCGATCAGCTCGCCCTCGATCGGCTTGACGAAGCCGCGCAGCAGCACGGCGCCGTCGGCGATCTCCTCGCGCGACGGCTGTGCCTCGGCAACGCTGTCGAACAAATCAGCCGTCAATGGCTCCGCTCATTTGGCATCGTGAAAGATCACGCCCAGCGTATGGCGCTGGCCGGACCTGATCCGGCTGACACCGTGGCGCAGATTAACGCGGTAGGTGCCGCGTGTCCCCTGCACAGGGCGATGATGCACAGCAAAGGCGACCGCGTCGCCCTGCGTGAGCGGCACGACCTCGGCGCGGGACTGCATGCGCGGCCGCTGCTCGGTCAGCAC is part of the Bradyrhizobium commune genome and harbors:
- the alkB gene encoding DNA oxidative demethylase AlkB — protein: MTADLFDSVAEAQPSREEIADGAVLLRGFVKPIEGELIEAVRAIVAQSPFRRMTTPGGHLMSVAMTNCGERGWITDHTGYRYDPIDPRTGAPWPAMPPVLCNLARRAAEQGGFQNFAPDACLVNRYEPGTRLSLHQDKDELDYSAPIVSVSLGLPATFLFGGMARSDKPRRFRLVHGDVVVWGGANRLAYHGVAPLAEGEHAQLGRKRINLTFRRTR